The stretch of DNA GTGATTGAAATGGGCATGAACCATGCGGGCGAAATTGCCACGCTTACGGTTCAGGCACGGCCGCATGTGGCGGTGATCACGGCGGTGGAGGCCGTGCATCTGGAGCATTTTGCCTCGGTAGAAGGGATCGCCGATGCGAAAGCGGAAATCATGCAAGGGCTGGAGCCTGGTGGGGTGGCGGTGCTGCCGCGTGATAATCTTCATTTCGAGCGGCTGAAGAAACAGGCGGATAAGCGCGGGGCAATGGTAGTGTCGTTCGGGACGGATGCCAAAGCCGATGTGAGGCTGCTGGATGCCTATGCGCATGGATGGCATCTGCACGCGCGGGCGCATGTGATGGGTGAGGAGGTGGATTTTACATTGCCGCACCCGGGAAAGCATTTTGCGCTCAATGCCCTGACGGTGCTGGCGGCGATGAAGGCATTGGGCCTAGAGCTTGCCCCCGGCATTGCCGCGCTGGCGCGCGTGAAGCTGGAGGAAGGGCGCGGGTTGCCGACGGAACTGTTTGACGGTTCGCGCCATATCATGCTGATGGATGACAGTTACAATGCCAGCCCGGCTTCTATGAAGGCGGCGTTTGAGGTGCTGGCCGGACTGGAAGGCGTGGGGCGGCGTATCGCCGTGCTGGGGGACATGCTGGAACTGGGCGAGCATGAGCTGGCAATGCACAAGGACCTGGCACCCTATCTGATGAATGCCGGTGTCGATAAGGTCTATACGGCAGGCATCCGCATGGAGGCGCTGTACAAGACACTGCCGTTCGAGATGCGGGGCAGGCACGTGAATTCGGCGATGGAGCTTCTGCCCATTCTGATGGAAGAATTACAACATGGCGATTTTGTGCTAACCAAAGGATCGCACGGGAGCCATATGTACAAAATGGCCGGGGCGCTGCGCGATGCGTGGAACACCG from bacterium encodes:
- the murF gene encoding UDP-N-acetylmuramoyl-tripeptide--D-alanyl-D-alanine ligase, with amino-acid sequence MTMCRWRGMRQTQRRPHLAKVLWTAEEAAAATGGTCADNWQASGVSIDSRSMGKGDLFIALKGEHLDGHAYVAAAFEKGAAAAMVQQALEAKRPQLLVADSMKGMEALGKAARARMNGKVIGITGSVGKTSTRAMMAAALGAYGSMHATHGNYNNHYGVPLTLARMPRETDYGVIEMGMNHAGEIATLTVQARPHVAVITAVEAVHLEHFASVEGIADAKAEIMQGLEPGGVAVLPRDNLHFERLKKQADKRGAMVVSFGTDAKADVRLLDAYAHGWHLHARAHVMGEEVDFTLPHPGKHFALNALTVLAAMKALGLELAPGIAALARVKLEEGRGLPTELFDGSRHIMLMDDSYNASPASMKAAFEVLAGLEGVGRRIAVLGDMLELGEHELAMHKDLAPYLMNAGVDKVYTAGIRMEALYKTLPFEMRGRHVNSAMELLPILMEELQHGDFVLTKGSHGSHMYKMAGALRDAWNTVPGANLLRK